In bacterium, a genomic segment contains:
- a CDS encoding cytochrome b/b6 domain-containing protein yields MKRCPILPFAVLLTLACLLVTAGPALAFTATDCADCHTGSGGDPAEVTAESMTGSVHEGLECTDCHAGITELPHDTLLPVDCGSCHSDEAATYQVHGRGVVGKSPYIPFCKDCHGTHDILPSSDRHALTNPMNLPTTCGNCHEDSTLVAEINIKFKHPIRVYSQSVHGRATAGGVHQAASCNDCHSTGGTAHMILPPSDMRSTIAHFNIPTTCGKCHGAISQDYWEGIHGQITARGEVDTPVCTTCHGEHGILPTDDPRSPVSPNRMAEATCTPCHESATLNEKYDLPTGRLQSFVDSYHGLKSKAGDKLVANCASCHGAHLILPSADPRSSVNQANLQKTCGHCHAGITADVANQSIHESATGHRSGLAHIIQVIYITLIALVIGGMTLHWLIDLVRQIYRVIHEKPQVRRMDPNEVFQHTVLAVSFTVLVITGFSLRFYDSWWSSLLFGREGGYAVRGYIHRGAAVVMILGAIYHAFYLLTPRGREFLRGMMPNWEDAKQLLQRTKYNLGLSKETPQFGRFTYVEKAEYWALIWGTVVMALTGFALWFDNTVTHWFPKGSMDVILVIHYYEAWLAFLAILIWHMYSTVFMPGIYPMNPSWITGLMPQRMFEHEHPA; encoded by the coding sequence ATGAAGCGATGCCCGATCCTCCCCTTTGCGGTACTCCTGACGCTGGCGTGCCTGCTCGTTACGGCCGGTCCGGCCTTGGCCTTCACGGCGACCGACTGCGCCGACTGCCATACCGGCTCCGGCGGCGACCCCGCCGAGGTCACCGCCGAATCCATGACCGGCAGCGTCCACGAGGGCCTCGAGTGCACGGACTGCCACGCCGGCATCACCGAACTGCCCCACGACACGTTGTTGCCGGTCGACTGCGGCAGCTGCCACAGCGACGAGGCCGCCACCTACCAGGTCCACGGCCGCGGCGTGGTCGGCAAGTCGCCCTACATCCCGTTCTGCAAGGACTGCCACGGCACGCACGACATCCTGCCCTCGTCCGACCGGCACGCCCTGACCAACCCGATGAACCTGCCGACGACCTGCGGCAACTGCCACGAGGATTCGACCCTCGTCGCCGAGATCAACATCAAGTTCAAGCACCCGATCCGCGTCTACAGCCAGAGCGTGCACGGCCGCGCGACGGCCGGCGGCGTCCACCAGGCGGCGAGCTGCAACGACTGCCACAGCACCGGCGGCACCGCCCACATGATCCTGCCGCCGAGCGACATGCGCTCGACCATCGCCCACTTCAACATCCCGACCACCTGCGGCAAGTGCCACGGCGCCATCTCGCAGGACTACTGGGAAGGCATCCACGGCCAGATCACCGCCCGCGGCGAAGTCGACACGCCGGTCTGCACCACCTGCCACGGCGAGCACGGCATCCTGCCCACCGACGACCCCCGCTCGCCGGTCAGCCCCAACCGCATGGCCGAGGCGACCTGCACGCCCTGCCACGAGTCGGCGACCCTGAACGAGAAGTACGACCTGCCGACCGGGCGCCTGCAGTCGTTCGTGGACTCCTACCACGGGCTGAAGAGCAAGGCCGGCGACAAGCTGGTGGCCAACTGCGCCTCCTGCCACGGCGCCCACCTGATCCTGCCCTCGGCCGACCCGCGCTCGTCGGTCAACCAGGCCAACCTGCAGAAGACCTGCGGCCACTGCCACGCCGGGATCACCGCCGACGTCGCCAACCAGTCGATCCACGAGTCCGCCACCGGCCACCGGTCGGGCCTGGCCCACATCATCCAGGTCATCTACATCACGCTGATCGCGCTGGTGATCGGCGGCATGACGCTGCACTGGCTGATCGACCTGGTCCGCCAGATCTACCGCGTGATCCACGAGAAGCCCCAGGTCCGCCGCATGGATCCCAACGAGGTGTTCCAGCACACGGTGCTGGCCGTCTCCTTCACCGTGCTGGTGATCACCGGCTTCTCGCTGCGGTTCTACGACTCGTGGTGGAGCTCGCTGCTCTTCGGCCGCGAGGGCGGCTACGCCGTGCGCGGCTACATCCACCGCGGCGCCGCCGTGGTGATGATCCTCGGCGCCATCTACCACGCCTTCTACCTGCTGACGCCGCGCGGCCGCGAGTTCCTGCGCGGCATGATGCCCAACTGGGAAGACGCGAAGCAGCTGCTGCAGCGCACGAAGTACAACCTGGGTCTCAGCAAGGAGACGCCGCAGTTCGGCCGCTTCACCTACGTGGAGAAGGCCGAGTACTGGGCCCTGATCTGGGGCACGGTCGTGATGGCGCTGACCGGCTTCGCGCTGTGGTTCGACAACACCGTCACGCACTGGTTCCCCAAGGGCTCGATGGACGTCATCCTGGTGATCCACTACTACGAGGCCTGGCTGGCCTTCCTGGCCATCCTGATCTGGCACATGTACTCGACGGTCTTCATGCCGGGGATCTACCCGATGAACCCGTCGTGGATCACCGGCCTGATGCCGCAGCGCATGTTCGAGCACGAGCACCCGGC